GACGCGATCTGCCGCGCCAGAGGGACCGGGGAATCTCGTTCCAGCGGGATATACACCCTGCGCCTCCCGGTTGGGGCGCGCTCCGGCGCCCTTCGGCTGCTCTGCTCCCCCCATTGAACCCCTCTCCGGCCAATCCATCAAGTGCCCCCGACCGGTGTTGCGCGAACTCCAAGGCTAAATATCCGGGTGCGCAGGTCGATATTCCGTGGTAACGATCCCGCAGGAAGCGTGTCCGTCGGCCGGGAGATCGATCGGATCCCCGCCGTCCGCTGTCCATCCCGGGGCAGGGTAAGCGACCCCACGAACCAGGAGCGTTCGGATGACCGATTCCACGATGTCTCACAGTCTCGATCAGATCCGTGCGGAATGTGAGTCGCACGGCGTCCGGTATGTCCAGCTTCAGTTCGTCGATATTCTGGGAATGCCGAAGTGTATCGAGATTCCTCTTCGGGAGATCGACAAGGCCTTCGCGAATGAGCTCATGTTCGACGGCTCTTCGATCGACGGGTTCGCCCGCATCGACGAGAGTGACATGGCGCTTTACCCCGACTGGAGTTCCCGGTTCTACGAAAACTCCCCCGACGGCACCGGGAGCGTTCTTCGCGTTCTCTCCGATGTATATACCGACAAGCAGGGTGCGGAAGGCGCGCGTCCCTTCGAGGGGGATCCCCGGCTCAATCTGAAGAGTTTCCTTGCCCGCATGAAGGAAGAGCGCGACTGGGAACTCATGACGGGCTGCGAGGCGGAGTTCTTCCTTTTCGATGCGGAGGCGCTGGAGGAGGGCAAGCTCGTCACTCATGATGAGGGCGGCTACTTCGATGTAGACCCGGTCGATCGGGGAGTGCTCGTCCGCAGGGAGATCACCGATCAGCTTCAGGAGCTCGGCTTCGACATCGAGGCGCTGCATCACGAAGTGGCGGCCGGCCAGCACGAGATCGACTTCCGGTTCGCGCACGCTCTCCAGACCGCGGACCACCTGATGAAGTTCAAGTCGCTCATCAAGAGCGTCGCCCGGGACTACGGCCTGCAGGCCACCTTCATGCCCAAGCCGAAGGAAGGCATCAACGGAAACGGGATGCACACGCACCTCTCCATCTGGCAGGGCGGAGAGAATCTCTTCGCGGATCCGTCCGGGACGCACGGCCTTTCGGAAGTCGCGCTCCAGTTCATGGCGGGGATCATGGCGCATGCGCCCGCGATCACGGCGTTCGCGAATCCGCTCATCAACAGCTACAAACGGCTGATCCCCGGCTACGAGGCGCCGACCGTCATCGCGTACAGCCTCGCCAACCGCAGCCCGATGATCCGGATTCCCAAGGGCACCGGGAAGTCCAAGCGGATCGAAGTCCGCTCGCCCGATCCCACCGCCAACCCGTACTTCCTCACCACCGCGCTTCTTGTGGCGGGACTCGACGGCATCGACCGGGGGCTTGCGGCCCCGGACCCGGTGGCGGTGAATGTCTACCTCAAGGGCGAGGAGTGGAGGCGGGAGCACGGAATCCGCGAACTCCCCGCCTCGCTCAGTATCGCGGTGGACGCGCTGGAAGCGGACGAATGCGTCCGTTCCGCCTTTGCCGAGCACTCGATCGAGCACTATCTGAAGTCGAAGAGGGCGGAGATCTCGGAGTATCAGAGGCAGGTTCACTCCTGGGAACTGGATGCCTATCTCAGGAAGTACTGAGCGGTCCTCCGAGGCCTTCCGGAGGAGTACCTTGTCAGGCGGGCCGGAAGGGCCGGTCGATCACCAAGAGGAAACTGAGGGTTCACCATGGCCAATGGGATCTATCTGGCACCGGAACCGGTCAATGAGCCGGTGCTTTCCTTCGCGCCGGGCACTCCCGAGCGCGACACTCTCCAAAGAGAGATCACGAAGCTTCGCAGGCGGACGATCGAAATCCCGCTCGTCATCGGGGGGCGAAAGGTCCGCACGGGCCGGTTCGGGCCCTGCCGCGTTCCCCACGATCACGGGCACTCGCTCGGGCGGTACCACAAGGCCGGGAAAGCGGAAGTAGACCGGGCCATCGCCGCCGCCGCAAAGGCCTGGCCGGAGTGGTCACGAATGGCTCCCGAGGACCGGGCGGCCATCTTCCTTCGAGCGGCGGAACTCCTCGCGGGGCCGTGGCGGCAGGTTCTGAACGCCGCGACGGTACTCGGGCAGTCCAAGACCTGCCATCAGGCGGAGATCGACGCCGCCTGCGAACTGATCGACTTCCTGCGCTTCAATGTGAGCTTCATGCAGGAGATCCACGCCGATCAGCCGGTGAGTGGTCCGGGGGTGTGGAATCGTGTGGAGTCCCGCCCGCTGGAGGGGTTTGTCTTTGCGGTCACGCCGTTCAACTTCACCTCCATCGCCGGGAATCTCCCGACGGCCCCCGCGCTCATGGGGAACACCGTGGTCTGGAAGCCCGCGTCGTCCGCGGTCTACTCCGCGCACTTCCTCATGCGTCTCTTCGAGGAAGCGGGGCTGCCCCCGGGCGTGATCAATCTCGTCCCCGGCTCCGGCGGCGAGGTGGGAGATCCCGCGCTGGCGGACCCCGCGCTGGCCGGAGTTCACTTCACCGGCTCGACCGAAGTGTTCCACGGGATCTGGCGCACGATCGGCACGAACATCGAGCGGTACCACGGATACCCGAGAATCGTGGGGGAGACGGGCGGGAAGGACTTCGTCTTCGCGCATGAGTCTGCGGATCCCGCCGTTCTTGCCACCTCGCTCGTGAGAGGCGCCTTCGAGTATCAGGGGCAGAAGTGCAGCGCCGCCTCCCGGGCGTACATCCCGCGCAGCATGTGGCGGAAGATGCGGGACAATCTGCTGGATCAGGTTGGGCGGATCCGCATGGGGAACCCGGAAGATTTCGGCAACTTCATGGGGGCGGTCATCGACGAGAACGCCTACCGCACCATCTCCGGTTTCATCCGCACGGCGAAGCGTTCCGCATCCGCCCGTGTGCTGGCGGGAGGCGGCTGCTCCGGGCGCGACGGGTGGTTCATCGAACCGACGGTGGTGCAGACGACGGATCCGGGCTTCCGGCTCCTTCGCGAAGAGATCTTCGGACCCGTGCTGACGATTTATGTCTACCCGGACGGCGGTCTCGACCGGGCGCTCCGACTCTGCGACGAAACCTCTCCGTACGCACTGACCGGCGCCGTCTTCGCGCGGGACCGGAAGGTGATTGCGGACATCTCCGACCGGTTGCGTCATGCGGCGGGCAACTTCTACATCAACGACAAGCCGACGGGTGCGGTCGTGGGGCAGCAACCCTTCGGGGGCAGCCGCGCTTCCGGTACCAACGACAAGGCGGGCAGCTCGCTGAACCTCTCCCGATGGGTCACGCCGCGAACCATCAAGGAGCAGTTTGTCGGGCCGCAGGACTTCCCGTATCCCTTCATGGATCCGGAAGACTGAGTGCTGTGCCGGGGTGATGTGAAACGGGCCTCCGGGTTTCCCCGGGGGCCCGTTGTCGCAGGGGGAGATGTTCGCGTCAGCGGTCGAGCACGGTGATCTTCGTCGTGGCGACCTGCCCGGAGCGGTCCGTCACGCGCACGAAGTAGACTCCGGCGCCCTCCGCGCCGTCCCAGCGAAGGTCGAAGGTCTCGCGCTCTCCCGGAATGGATCGCGAGTGGACCCGGCGCCCCCGGACATCATGGATATCCACGACGCACCCTTCGCCCGCGGCACCCCGGACTCGAATCCAGGACGCGCGCGACGATGGATTGGGCCAGGCGGTCACGGCCAGCGCTCCCGTCCCCGGGAGCGGCGCATCGGGAGCGTCGACCGCGCCGAACGACTGCACGAGGCGGATCCCTTCCTCGCCGACTGCGTACGCCATGCTCTCGTCGGGGGAGAGCGCGATCCCCTCGATCGACTCCGTGGTCGGACTGTTCTCCACAGACCAGGTGTCTCCGGCGTCCGCACTGTAGACGATTCGTCCGTGGCTGCACCCCAGCCAGAGTTCATCCCCGCGGGTGGCGAGGCAGTTCGCGCTGAAACCCTCCGCGTCGTACACGGTGTGCCAGTTCGCTCCGCCGTCGGTCGACCGGAGAACCACCGCGCGAAGCGGCGGCACGATCCATGCCAGCCCCGCCGCGAAGATCGTCCCGGAGTCGGTCGCGGCCATGTCCACATATCGCATGTTCTGATGGGCGGTCTCATTGTGCACCAGAGTCCAGCTGGTGCCGCCGTCGGTCGTGCGCCAGATCCTGCCGCGTGCCCCGTACTCGGGCGGGCGTTCTCCCGCGACGAAGCCCGTCAGATCGTTGACGAAAAGCCCCGCCTGTCCCCACGCCATCGAGATATCCGTCGCGTCCTTCCACGCGGTGCCGCCATCGGTCGTTCGGCGTACGCGCGTGAAGTAGTCACTCTGCACATGGCCGACAGTCCAGCCCTGCGTGGGGCTGCGAAAGCCGATGTCGCGCAGATTGCGCGGGTCGCCGACCGCCGGTTCGTCCCAGTTCAAGCCGCCGTCGGTCGTACGGAAGAGGTGCGCCACGCCGCTGATTCCCCCGCCCGCCCATCCCAGAGTCGCCGTCGGAAACTCCACCGTCCGAAGGTGCCCGGTGAACCCGGATACGCTCTGCCAGGTGTCCCCCAGGTCGTCGGAGCGGAGTGCGGTCTCATAGTACCCCACCGCGAACGCTCCGCTCCCGGTGGCCGCGACATCGAGGAATGTCGAAGAAGTGGTCGGCTGCGAGACCACCGTCCAGCTGTCTCCTCCGTCGGTGGAATACAGGAGCGCGCCGTGTTCGCCACCCGCCCACACTTCCGTCGACGAAAGCACGGAGACATCCCGGAGTCCGGTCGCGATACCGGACGCAACCGTACCCCAGCTGACTCCGTAGTCCGTGGAGCGGAGGATGGTGCCGCCGCTTCCGACCGCGAATCCCAGCGTCCCGGAGAAGTCCACTCCCCGCAGGAGCGAGGACACGCCCGTCGTCGGCGTGGCCCACGACGCGCCGCCATCGGAGGTGAGGAGGATGGTGCCGGATTCCCCCACCGCCACGCACGAGAGTGGTCCTGTCGCCTTCACATCGTAGAGGCCTTCCGCCACGGGAGTGGGGACGCCGGTCCAGGTGACTCCACCATCGAGCGTCCCGTACAGCGCGTCCTGATTCCCGAGGCCGGTCCAGGTTCGGGAGGCCCACCCCTCGGTCGCGTTTCGGAAATCCACGGCCGTGTACCAGGAATCCGGCGCTTCATGCCGACCGGCCACCTGCCAGGTGGCTCCCCCGTCAAAGGTGACGAAGATCGAAGAGATCCGGTTGATGGAGAAGACATCGCACCGGGGAGCTCCCCCTCCGACCCGACCGTGCTGCCACCCGGCCACGACGCCGTGCATCGTGTCGGTGAAGTACACATCCTCAAACTGCATCCGCTCCAGTGGAAGGTTGGGGTTCGGGAGTTCCGTCCAGCCCGCGCCGCCATCGGCGGTGTGCAGGATGATCCCGTCCACGAGATCGTCCGGAACCTGCGTTTCGCAACCGCCGCCCATGCCTCCGACCACCCACGCATTCTGCGCTCCCAGCACGCACATTCCGTGGAGGTTCCGTCCGTCGCCGGTCTGCAGGGGGGTGGACAGCACCCCGTAGTCTTCCACAAGGCGTACCCGTCCGCCGTCTTCCGCCACCACGACGGTGCCGGGGGACATGGCCTTGACGGCCTGGATCTTCCCGCCCCCGATCCACTCCCAGGCGGACCATGCAGGAGAGGGAGCGACGAGGAAGAGGACCGTTGCGGCAAGCGCCGCGCCGAGGAGTGCGTGTCGGGAGCGCGGAGCGGTCAGTATGTTCATGAGAGGTCTCCATCCGGGTTTTCTGGGGGACGGACGAACCGGGGACGAGGGGCAATCGTCCGAGGCCTTCATTGAACCGCATCAGGCCTGTGCGAATCAAGCCGAAAGGCCGAGGCGCACGCCTCCCCGGATGCACGGGCGGGTTCCGCCCGCGTGAAGTGAGGATTGTCGTGGCGCGCCGGGGGGCGCATCCGGTAGACTCCCGGCCGCCTGATTCTGATGAGTTCAACCGCAAGCCGGGGAGAGAGCCGTGACCTGTTCGTCCGATGTGTACCGGAGCTTCACTCCGGAGGAGGCCGAGGCCTTCTTCCTTGAGATGCGCGAGGAACTTCGTCCGCTGTACGCACAGGCGGAGCAGGCAGCCTCCGAGACGCTTCGAGTTCGCCCCGTCTTCCTTCGAAAGCAGCCGTTCGCAAAGCGCGCGCAGATGTTTCGCAAGGCGTTGTCGCTTCGCGTGAATCGCCAGACGGCTTCCGAGATCCTCGCGGCGTTCTTCCTCGAGCGCTACGAAGCGGAGGTTGCCGAACTGCTCGACATGCTGGGACTGGAACACGAGGACGGCGTTCTTCAGGATCAGGCTCCGGCGGAACCGGAAGCCGCGCTCCTGGAAGAGGTCGTCGGGAAGTTCCTGGGCGGGGAGAGTCCGCTCATGCGTTCACTGCTCCTGCGCGCGTTCGCCGCGCAGGCTGCCATCGACTGGCCCGCGCTCAACGCGCTGGCGTTCGCTGAAGAAGAGACCGTTTCGTCCTCCTGAGACCAGGGGGAGCATCGAAGAGAAGGAGAGACCGATGACCAGGACCCACGCCATTCCCGAGTCGGACATCCTGGAGGCGCTGGACCTCACGGGAGTTCAGAAGGGCGCTTCCTACGGACCGTGGATCGAGACACCGTCCGGTCCGGAACTTGTCAGTGCGTCCCCCAAC
The Gemmatimonadota bacterium DNA segment above includes these coding regions:
- the glnA gene encoding type I glutamate--ammonia ligase, coding for MSHSLDQIRAECESHGVRYVQLQFVDILGMPKCIEIPLREIDKAFANELMFDGSSIDGFARIDESDMALYPDWSSRFYENSPDGTGSVLRVLSDVYTDKQGAEGARPFEGDPRLNLKSFLARMKEERDWELMTGCEAEFFLFDAEALEEGKLVTHDEGGYFDVDPVDRGVLVRREITDQLQELGFDIEALHHEVAAGQHEIDFRFAHALQTADHLMKFKSLIKSVARDYGLQATFMPKPKEGINGNGMHTHLSIWQGGENLFADPSGTHGLSEVALQFMAGIMAHAPAITAFANPLINSYKRLIPGYEAPTVIAYSLANRSPMIRIPKGTGKSKRIEVRSPDPTANPYFLTTALLVAGLDGIDRGLAAPDPVAVNVYLKGEEWRREHGIRELPASLSIAVDALEADECVRSAFAEHSIEHYLKSKRAEISEYQRQVHSWELDAYLRKY
- the pruA gene encoding L-glutamate gamma-semialdehyde dehydrogenase encodes the protein MANGIYLAPEPVNEPVLSFAPGTPERDTLQREITKLRRRTIEIPLVIGGRKVRTGRFGPCRVPHDHGHSLGRYHKAGKAEVDRAIAAAAKAWPEWSRMAPEDRAAIFLRAAELLAGPWRQVLNAATVLGQSKTCHQAEIDAACELIDFLRFNVSFMQEIHADQPVSGPGVWNRVESRPLEGFVFAVTPFNFTSIAGNLPTAPALMGNTVVWKPASSAVYSAHFLMRLFEEAGLPPGVINLVPGSGGEVGDPALADPALAGVHFTGSTEVFHGIWRTIGTNIERYHGYPRIVGETGGKDFVFAHESADPAVLATSLVRGAFEYQGQKCSAASRAYIPRSMWRKMRDNLLDQVGRIRMGNPEDFGNFMGAVIDENAYRTISGFIRTAKRSASARVLAGGGCSGRDGWFIEPTVVQTTDPGFRLLREEIFGPVLTIYVYPDGGLDRALRLCDETSPYALTGAVFARDRKVIADISDRLRHAAGNFYINDKPTGAVVGQQPFGGSRASGTNDKAGSSLNLSRWVTPRTIKEQFVGPQDFPYPFMDPED
- a CDS encoding YCF48-related protein, producing MNILTAPRSRHALLGAALAATVLFLVAPSPAWSAWEWIGGGKIQAVKAMSPGTVVVAEDGGRVRLVEDYGVLSTPLQTGDGRNLHGMCVLGAQNAWVVGGMGGGCETQVPDDLVDGIILHTADGGAGWTELPNPNLPLERMQFEDVYFTDTMHGVVAGWQHGRVGGGAPRCDVFSINRISSIFVTFDGGATWQVAGRHEAPDSWYTAVDFRNATEGWASRTWTGLGNQDALYGTLDGGVTWTGVPTPVAEGLYDVKATGPLSCVAVGESGTILLTSDGGASWATPTTGVSSLLRGVDFSGTLGFAVGSGGTILRSTDYGVSWGTVASGIATGLRDVSVLSSTEVWAGGEHGALLYSTDGGDSWTVVSQPTTSSTFLDVAATGSGAFAVGYYETALRSDDLGDTWQSVSGFTGHLRTVEFPTATLGWAGGGISGVAHLFRTTDGGLNWDEPAVGDPRNLRDIGFRSPTQGWTVGHVQSDYFTRVRRTTDGGTAWKDATDISMAWGQAGLFVNDLTGFVAGERPPEYGARGRIWRTTDGGTSWTLVHNETAHQNMRYVDMAATDSGTIFAAGLAWIVPPLRAVVLRSTDGGANWHTVYDAEGFSANCLATRGDELWLGCSHGRIVYSADAGDTWSVENSPTTESIEGIALSPDESMAYAVGEEGIRLVQSFGAVDAPDAPLPGTGALAVTAWPNPSSRASWIRVRGAAGEGCVVDIHDVRGRRVHSRSIPGERETFDLRWDGAEGAGVYFVRVTDRSGQVATTKITVLDR